In Humulus lupulus chromosome 7, drHumLupu1.1, whole genome shotgun sequence, the following are encoded in one genomic region:
- the LOC133790421 gene encoding 1-acyl-sn-glycerol-3-phosphate acyltransferase 3-like isoform X2, translated as MAVPAALVIVPLGILVICSGTLVNFLQAVFFVLVRPLSKSMYKRINKGTAELLWLELIWFIDWWAAIKVELYTDSETFQFMGKENALVISNHKGDIDWLVGWVLAQRSGCLGSSVAIMRKEAKFLPIIGWSMWLSDYIFLETKWDKDEVKLKSGFQQLEDFPMPFWLALFVEGTRFTQPKLAVAQHYAASRGLPIPKNVLIPRTKGFVSAVSYMRSFVPAIYDCTVTTSKNQHPPTLLSMFRGETSVVKVQLKRFLMHELPETDDGIAQWCRDIFVTKVVISWSCLIVCGYVKLFQWLSVFSSWEGTAFSVAVLVLVTIVIQILICAYESELFTPNGLPLQDPIRQALIQNYAEIPYSAQPVIM; from the exons ATGGCGGTCCCAGCTGCACTGGTCATTGTTCCTTTGGGAATCCTTGTCATTTGCTCCGGCACTCTTGTTAATTTTCTTCAG GCTGTTTTCTTTGTTCTTGTTCGTCCTCTTTCAAAGAGCATGTATAAAAGGATCAACAAAGGAACTGCAGAATTGTTGTGGTTGGAACTCATATGGTTCATTGATTGGTGGGCAGCTATTAAG GTCGAGCTCTACACTGATTCAGAAACATTTCAATTTATGG GTAAAGAAAATGCACTTGTCATAAGCAACCACAAGGGTGACATTGATTGGCTTGTTGGATGGGTCTTAGCTCAG CGTTCTGGTTGCCTTGGTAGCTCAGTAGCCATCATGAGAAAAGAAGCTAAATTCCTCCCA ATTATAGGTTGGTCCATGTGGTTGTCTGATTATATCTTCTTGGAAACAAAATGGGATAAAGATGAAGTCAAATTGAAG TCAGGTTTTCAGCAACTAGAGGATTTTCCCATGCCTTTTTGGTTGGCTCTCTTTGTAGAGGGAACTCGCTTTACACAGCCAAAGCTAGCAGTTGCTCAACATTATGCAGCCTCAAGAGGGTTACCTATTCCTAAGAATGTATTGATTCCACGTACAAAG GGTTTTGTTTCAGCAGTAAGTTACATGCGGTCATTTGTTCCGGCAATTTATGATTGTACTGTAACTACTTCAAAGAATCAACATCCTCCTACATTGTTGAGCATGTTTAGAGGAGAAACTTCAGTG GTAAAAGTACAACTCAAGAGATTTTTAATGCATGAACTCCCAGAAACAGATGATGGCATTGCACAATGGTGCAGAGATATATTTGTCACCAAG GTTGTGATTAGTTGGTCATGTCTGATTGTGTGCGGCTATGTGAAACTCTTTCAATGGCTTTCTGTGTTTTCATCATGGGAAGGCACTGCATTTTCTGTGGCTGTCTTGGTACTTGTAACCATTGTTATACAAATCCTGATCTGTGCATATGAGTCAGAACTATTCACACCAAATGGGTTACCATTACAAGATCCAATCAGACAAGCCCTCATTCAGAATTATGCAGAGATTCCTTATAGTGCACAGCCTGTCATAATGTAA
- the LOC133790421 gene encoding 1-acyl-sn-glycerol-3-phosphate acyltransferase 3-like isoform X1 — protein MAVPAALVIVPLGILVICSGTLVNFLQAVFFVLVRPLSKSMYKRINKGTAELLWLELIWFIDWWAAIKVELYTDSETFQFMGKENALVISNHKGDIDWLVGWVLAQRSGCLGSSVAIMRKEAKFLPIIGWSMWLSDYIFLETKWDKDEVKLKSGFQQLEDFPMPFWLALFVEGTRFTQPKLAVAQHYAASRGLPIPKNVLIPRTKGFVSAVSYMRSFVPAIYDCTVTTSKNQHPPTLLSMFRGETSVVKVQLKRFLMHELPETDDGIAQWCRDIFVTKDALLEKYFTKDTFSDLEHHKIGRPKKSLIVVISWSCLIVCGYVKLFQWLSVFSSWEGTAFSVAVLVLVTIVIQILICAYESELFTPNGLPLQDPIRQALIQNYAEIPYSAQPVIM, from the exons ATGGCGGTCCCAGCTGCACTGGTCATTGTTCCTTTGGGAATCCTTGTCATTTGCTCCGGCACTCTTGTTAATTTTCTTCAG GCTGTTTTCTTTGTTCTTGTTCGTCCTCTTTCAAAGAGCATGTATAAAAGGATCAACAAAGGAACTGCAGAATTGTTGTGGTTGGAACTCATATGGTTCATTGATTGGTGGGCAGCTATTAAG GTCGAGCTCTACACTGATTCAGAAACATTTCAATTTATGG GTAAAGAAAATGCACTTGTCATAAGCAACCACAAGGGTGACATTGATTGGCTTGTTGGATGGGTCTTAGCTCAG CGTTCTGGTTGCCTTGGTAGCTCAGTAGCCATCATGAGAAAAGAAGCTAAATTCCTCCCA ATTATAGGTTGGTCCATGTGGTTGTCTGATTATATCTTCTTGGAAACAAAATGGGATAAAGATGAAGTCAAATTGAAG TCAGGTTTTCAGCAACTAGAGGATTTTCCCATGCCTTTTTGGTTGGCTCTCTTTGTAGAGGGAACTCGCTTTACACAGCCAAAGCTAGCAGTTGCTCAACATTATGCAGCCTCAAGAGGGTTACCTATTCCTAAGAATGTATTGATTCCACGTACAAAG GGTTTTGTTTCAGCAGTAAGTTACATGCGGTCATTTGTTCCGGCAATTTATGATTGTACTGTAACTACTTCAAAGAATCAACATCCTCCTACATTGTTGAGCATGTTTAGAGGAGAAACTTCAGTG GTAAAAGTACAACTCAAGAGATTTTTAATGCATGAACTCCCAGAAACAGATGATGGCATTGCACAATGGTGCAGAGATATATTTGTCACCAAG GATGCTTTGTTGGAGAAGTATTTTACTAAAGACACTTTCAGTGACCTTGAACATCATAAGATTGGTCGACCCAAGAAGTCTCTAATT GTTGTGATTAGTTGGTCATGTCTGATTGTGTGCGGCTATGTGAAACTCTTTCAATGGCTTTCTGTGTTTTCATCATGGGAAGGCACTGCATTTTCTGTGGCTGTCTTGGTACTTGTAACCATTGTTATACAAATCCTGATCTGTGCATATGAGTCAGAACTATTCACACCAAATGGGTTACCATTACAAGATCCAATCAGACAAGCCCTCATTCAGAATTATGCAGAGATTCCTTATAGTGCACAGCCTGTCATAATGTAA
- the LOC133789378 gene encoding 1-acyl-sn-glycerol-3-phosphate acyltransferase 3-like, protein MAVPASLVIVPIGILFLFSGLTVNLFQAVFFVLVRPLSKNMYRRINKVIAELLWLELIWLIDWWAAIKVEVHTDADTFRLLGKEHALVISNHRSDIDWLVGWVLAQRSGCLGSSLAIVKKEAKFLPIIGWSMWFSDYVFLERNWTKDEITLKSGFRRLEDFPVPFWLALFVEGTRFTQGKLAAAQHYAAARGLPVPRNVLIPRTKGFVSAVSHMRSFVPAIYDCTVAIPTNQSPPTLLRMFGGKTSVVKVQIRRHSMHELPETEDGMAQWCRDVFVTKDVLLENYSTRGKFTDLEHQKIDRPKKSLIVVTCWSCLIVYGIVKLFRWSSLLSSWQGITFFGAFLVLVTFTMQILVHSSESERSTPIGLPSQDPMKQAFIQNYAENQRVDNSS, encoded by the exons ATGGCGGTTCCAGCATCACTTGTTATCGTTCCCATTGGAATCCTTTTCCTTTTCTCAGGCTTAACTGTTAATCTTTTTCAG GCAGTTTTTTTCGTTCTTGTTCGTCCCCTATCAAAGAACATGTACAGGAGGATTAATAAAGTAATTGCAGAATTGTTATGGTTGGAACTCATTTGGCTCATTGATTGGTGGGCAGCTATTAAG GTTGAGGTGCATACAGATGCAGACACATTTCGATTATTGG GTAAGGAACATGCACTTGTCATAAGCAATCACAGAAGTGACATTGATTGGCTTGTTGGATGGGTCTTAGCTCAG CGTTCTGGTTGCCTTGGTAGCTCATTAGCTATAGTGAAAAAGGAAGCTAAATTCTTGCCA ATCATAGGTTGGTCAATGTGGTTTTCTGATTATGTCTTCTTGGAAAGAAATTGGACTAAAGATGAAATCACCTTGAAG TCAGGTTTTCGGCGGCTGGAGGATTTTCCTGTGCCCTTTTGGTTGGCTCTCTTTGTAGAGGGAACTCGCTTCACGCAGGGAAAGTTGGCAGCAGCTCAACATTATGCAGCTGCAAGAGGCTTGCCTGTTCCTAGGAATGTACTAATTCCACGTACAAAG GGTTTTGTTTCAGCAGTTAGTCATATGCGCTCATTTGTTCCAGCAATTTATGATTGCACAGTAGCCATTCCAACCAATCAGTCTCCTCCCACATTGTTGAGAATGTTTGGAGGGAAAACTTCAGTG GTAAAAGTGCAAATTAGGAGACATTCAATGCATGAACTCCCAGAAACAGAAGATGGTATGGCACAATGGTGTAGAGATGTATTTGTTACCAAG GATGTTTTGCTGGAGAACTATTCTACTAGAGGCAAATTCACTGATCTTGAACATCAAAAGATTGATCGACCCAAAAAATCTCTAATA GTTGTCACTTGTTGGTCATGTCTAATAGTGTACGGCATTGTGAAGCTCTTTCGATGGTCTTCTCTGCTGTCATCTTGGCAAGGCATTACATTTTTTGGAGCTTTCTTGGTTCTTGTTACCTTCACTATGCAAATCCTCGTCCATTCATCTGAGTCAGAGCGATCCACACCAATTGGGTTACCCTCACAAGATCCAATGAAGCAAGCCTTTATTCAGAACTATGCAGAGAACCAGAGAGTTGACAACAGTTCATAG